In Mytilus trossulus isolate FHL-02 chromosome 6, PNRI_Mtr1.1.1.hap1, whole genome shotgun sequence, a single window of DNA contains:
- the LOC134723629 gene encoding uncharacterized protein LOC134723629, translating to MTLVFNYILFVLVPMILNQLYVDAYTYGMQCVECDDDRKERFCRESTDDNGQTSFTAFTFTLDHNTIKWKKGDIVKYTRKLTDIGNCYNPNTGIFTVKTNGVYAVSAAMIGGPKQSTHYSLRKNGEQMVWLFTGPTYDMSAQTINLILKKGDRLWIQLEWLPVHIFHIKHPYHQFSAILIKAGTF from the exons ATGACCCTTGTTTTTAACTACATCTTGTTTGTTTTGGTGCCGATGATCTTAAACCAGTTATACGTAGATGCCTATACATATGGTATGCAGTGTGTTGAATGCGATGATGATCGAAAGGAGCGATTCTGTCGTGAAAGTACTG atgATAATGGTCAGACTTCATTCACTGCATTTACATTCACTTTAGATCATAATActataaaatggaaaaaaggAGATATAGTGAAATACACCCGTAAACTCACTGATATTGGAAACTGTTACAATCCAAATACGGGTATTTTTACTGTTAAAACGAATGGTGTTTACGCGGTATCAGCTGCTATGATAGGAGGCCCGAAACAATCGACTCATTATTCTCTCAGGAAGAATGGAGAGCAGATGGTGTGGTTGTTCACTGGTCCAACATACGATATGTCAGCCCAAACTATCAACCTTATACTGAAGAAAGGAGACAGACTTTGGATACAACTAGAATGGTTGCCCgttcacatttttcatataaaacatcCTTATCATCAATTCAGTGCAATTCTGATAAAGGCaggaacattttga